The Rickettsia typhi str. Wilmington sequence AGTTATGGGCATTATATGAATGCAAAGCTTTGTACATTTCTTGATAAATTCGGTTTTCAGTATGAATTTTATAGCAGTACTAACTGTTATAAAGCTGGTCTGTTTGATGACATGTTGATAAGAGTTTTAGAGAAATATGACGAGATAATGGCTCTAATGCTACCTACTTTTAGAGAGGAGCGGAAAACTACCTATGCACCTTTTATGCCTATCTGCCCAAAAACAGGTAAAGTGTTGCAAGTTCCTATAGAAAAGTGGGATGCTAGAGCAGGTACAGTATCTTATAAAGACGAGGACGGTAATGATGTAGAAGTACCGGTAACTGGAGGGCATTGTAAATTACAGTGGAAGCCAGATTTTGGTATGCGTTGGGCTGCACTTAACGTTGATTATGAAATGTACGGTAAAGACCATTTAGCAAATAGTAGACTTTATTCTAAGATTTGCCAAATCTTAGGAGGTAAGCCACCTGTGCAATTCTGTTATGAGTTATTCTTAGATGAAAACGGCGAAAAAATCTCTAAATCAAGAGGTAATAGTATTAGTGTTGATGACTGGCTTAAATATGCTTCTGTTGAAAGTATAGCATTATTTATGTATAAAAATCCAGCTAGAGCTAAGCGTTTGTTTTTTGATGTAATTCCTAAAAATGTTGATGAATATATTACTTTGAATCAAAAATATCATTTGGAAGAGGATATGGTAACACGTTTTGCAAATCCCGTTTATCATATTCATCACGGGAATGTTCCAAAAATTGAGACTTTTGGTCTTACATATTCGTTGCTTTTAAATCTTACTGCTGTATGTAATCCTTCAGATAAATCAGTACTTTGGGGTTTTATTACTAAATATGAACCTAAAGCGACTCCAAATACTAGTACTTATCTTGACCATTTAGCAGAATTTGCTATAAGATATTATCATGACTTCGTTCAAATACATAAGTCATATTTAGTTGTTTCTGAAAAGCATAAGATTATTTTGTATGATATATTAGATATGTTATCTAATATAACTGATCAAACAGAAGAGGAAAACATTCAGAAAGCAATGTATGATATTGGAATGAAAGCAGGATATAAAAATCTGCGTTATTACTTCAAAGATCTATATCAAATATTACTTGGGCAAAATGAAGGGCCAAGATTTGGGACTTTTATCAAGCTTTATGGAGTGGAAGCAACAAAGAAGTTAGTTGAAGAAAAATTATATCCCGTAGCTTGACAACAATATTTAG is a genomic window containing:
- a CDS encoding lysine--tRNA ligase, encoding MSVIWKDAIRSNAWPFIEAKKILDSLNGKVPEKGYVLFETGYGPSGLPHIGTFAENARVVMVQKAFEQLSDIPTKLICFSDDMDGLRKVPSNIPNPEMVAQYMDMPLTSIPDPFGECKSYGHYMNAKLCTFLDKFGFQYEFYSSTNCYKAGLFDDMLIRVLEKYDEIMALMLPTFREERKTTYAPFMPICPKTGKVLQVPIEKWDARAGTVSYKDEDGNDVEVPVTGGHCKLQWKPDFGMRWAALNVDYEMYGKDHLANSRLYSKICQILGGKPPVQFCYELFLDENGEKISKSRGNSISVDDWLKYASVESIALFMYKNPARAKRLFFDVIPKNVDEYITLNQKYHLEEDMVTRFANPVYHIHHGNVPKIETFGLTYSLLLNLTAVCNPSDKSVLWGFITKYEPKATPNTSTYLDHLAEFAIRYYHDFVQIHKSYLVVSEKHKIILYDILDMLSNITDQTEEENIQKAMYDIGMKAGYKNLRYYFKDLYQILLGQNEGPRFGTFIKLYGVEATKKLVEEKLYPVA